In Penaeus monodon isolate SGIC_2016 chromosome 7, NSTDA_Pmon_1, whole genome shotgun sequence, the following are encoded in one genomic region:
- the LOC119575486 gene encoding guanine deaminase-like isoform X4 encodes MHGAQDYEELPFIFVRADLQRTYSSFNWCILLPQPPEPQPLPEPQQPEPTLEAPLEPAQVPQQQPQQQQQQQQPQQQPQQAEVSVDGNPPACSSGAPAKYFPANVEETNETTIDNKMKAKVQRRRLSPSHREMIIDLVFNEKKTSREVARYMGLPQSTVMSVVQVFKKEHRIHKKTATGRKRRLTTAQDFQLFEMSQERDNISVDEIRRRFLQQYPEFGHISKTTIYRTLERGKKGLIGMDPPPERYLEPIERYWPKKRGRPRPVFQKAGAGSESSSMNNVLEPSVSIMEESGPIETSAADKDISRQRRSLSIAEREMIISLFFNENRTIREVADFMHLAKSTVSSVVQVFKKEHRIQRKTSTGRKKKLSDEHEHMIMDILSQKEDITIEETRNRFLSLNPDVPNISKSTIYRIMENCQSKLRARSDMEVFVGIFVHSTEDNPLIIMPGMVMGVLNTKIEFMESLEELDHLKAEYCFTDSNIHYMTPSQFMMPGMIDTHIHASQFPNNGVAMDLPLLEWLQTYTFPTEANFSDTLFAREVYSKVVERLLRNGTTTAAYFGTIHLEGSKILADVVHDKGQRALIGKVNMMRNCPEYYREMSVQESIRDTEEFIRYVRSIQSPLVQPIVTPRFAPTCPEDQLASLGQLAAKYGCHIQSHLCETQPECNWVKELFPWAKSYTDVYDSMRLLSEKSVMAHCIWLTDDEIYTLRERGVGISHCPNSNVSIRSGLCDIRRLLNSGLKVGLGTDCSGGYCPSILDSMRQSLQVSNILALDRDQDYQRLTYKEAFRMATLGGAKVLNMEDRIGNFEIDKEFDALLIDVSAPGSAIDIFSKDTVEDKVQKFIYTGDDRNIARVYVAGHRILDLHNKNLH; translated from the exons ATGcatggggcacaggactatgaagagctcccttttatttttgtcagagctgatctccaacgAACCTACtctagttttaattggtgtattcttctccctcag CCACCAGAACCACAACCACTACCTGAACCTCAGCAGCCAGAACCCACACTAGAAGCTCCTCTTGAACCTGCACAAGTGCCACAGCAGCAaccacagcagcagcaacagcagcagcagccacaGCAGCAACCCCAGCAGGCTGAAGTGAGTGTGGATGGAAATCCCCCTGCATGTTCCAGCGGTGCCCCAGCCAAGTACTTCCCAGCTAATGTGGAAGAGACAAATGAAACCAccatagataataaaatgaaGGCGAAGGTTCAGCGGAGGAGATTATCCCCTTCACATAGAGAGATGATTATCGACCTTGTTTTCAATGAGAAGAAGACATCTAGAGAG GTTGCACGTTACATGGGTCTGCCTCAATCAACAGTCATGTCCGTGGTACAAGTATTCAAGAAAGAGCACCGTATACACAAAAAGACAGCCACAGGACGCAAACGCCGACTAACAACTGCACAAGATTTCCAACTCTTCGAGATGTCACAGGAGAGAGATAACATATCAGTAGATGAGATACGTCGTCGCTTTTTGCAACAGTATCCTGAATTTGGTCACATATCAAAAACTACAATATACAGAACATTGGAAAGAGGAAAG AAAGGATTAATAGGGATGGACCCTCCACCTGAGCGCTACTTAGAGCCAATAGAGCGTTACTGGcccaagaagagagggagacctCGG CCCGTGTTCCAGAAGGCAGGTGCGGGGTCAGAATCATCTTCCATGAATAATGTGCTTGAGCCCAGTGTCAGCATTATGGAGGAGAGTGGACCAATTGAAACGAGTGCTGCCGACAAAGACATCAGCAGACAACGACGGTCGCTGTCTATTGCTGAGAGGGAGATGATTATTag TCTTTTTTTCAATGAAAATCGAACCATAAGAGAGGTCGCAGATTTCATGCACTTAGCGAAGTCTACAGTCTCATCAGTTGTTCAGGTCTTCAAGAAGGAGCACAGAATCCAACGTAAGACTTCCACAGGACGTAAGAAAAAGCTGTCCGACGAGCATGAGCACATGATCATGGATATCCTCTCCCAAAAGGAGGATATCACAAtagaagaaacaagaaatagGTTCCTGTCTTTGAATCCCGATGTTCCTAATATTAGTAAGAGTACAATTTACAGAATAATGGAGAATTGTCAGTCAAAGCTG AGAGCTAGATCAGACATGGAGGTTTTTGTAGGCATTTTTGTTCATTCTACTGAAGACAACCCATTAATCATCATGCCAGGGATGGTTATGGGTGTTCTCAACACAAAG ATTGAGTTTATGGAGAGCTTAGAAGAACTTGATCACCTCAAAGCAGAGTATTGTTTTACAGACTCAAACATTCACTACATGACTCCAAG CCAGTTTATGATGCCTGggatgatagacacacacatacatgcttctCAATTTCCTAACAATGGAGTGGCTATGGACTTGCCATTGCTGGAGTGGTTACAAACGTATACTTTCCCAACGGAAGCCAACTTTTCTGACACACTCTTTGCAAGAGAAGTCTATAGTAAAGTTGTG GAACGTCTGTTGAGAAATGGAACAACAACAGCGGCATACTTTGGCACAATCCACTTAGAAGGTTCAAAAATTCTTGCTGATGTAGTTCACGACAAAGGTCAGCGTGCACTCATTGGAAAAGTAAATATGATGAGGAACTGCCCAGAATATTACCGGGAGATGAGTGTTCAGGAATCGATAAGAGACACGGAAGAATTTATACGCTATGTTAGAAGTATCCAG TCCCCACTGGTACAACCTATTGTTACACCCCGGTTTGCCCCAACTTGCCCTGAGGATCAATTAGCATCTCTGGGACAGCTGGCAGCTAAATATGGATGTCATATTCAAAGTCACTTGTGTGAGACTCAGCCTGAGTGCAATTGGGTCAAAGAGCTCTTCCCTTGGGCCAAATCATACACTGATGTTTATGACAGCATGAGACTACTTAGTGAGAag tCTGTCATGGCACATTGTATATGGCTGACTGATGACGAGATATATACCTTGCGAGAACGAGGAGTTGGTATTTCTCACTGCCCAAATTCTAATGTATCCATTCGCTCTGGCCTTTGTGATATTCGGAGACTTTTGAATAGTGGATTAAAAGTCGGTCTAGGAACAG ATTGCTCAGGTGGTTACTGTCCATCAATTTTAGATTCCATGCGACAGTCTCTGCAAGTTTCCAACATCTTGGCTCTTGACCGAGATCAAGACTATCAGAGACTCACATACAAAGAAGCATTTAGAATGGCAACTCTTGGGGGTGCTAAAG TACTGAATATGGAAGACCGCATTGGAAACTTCGAAATTGATAAAGAGTTTGATGCACTCCTCATTGATGTATCAGCTCCTGGATCAGCCATTGATATATTCAGCAAG GACACAGTGGAAGACAAGGTGCAGAAATTCATTTACACGGGTGATGATCGTAATATTGCTCGTGTGTATGTTGCCGGACACAGAATCCTCGACTTGCACAACAAGAATTTACATTAA
- the LOC119575486 gene encoding uncharacterized protein LOC119575486 isoform X1: MSSGGEPPTSQAFTPFWIAGPGSPSTPVVGNPVANPVPSADLGTLGGPGVASNVQPTMSQDITTMANAVPHDDFTNGLPEVQAPPQPQQTGPPEPQPLPEPQQPEPTLEAPLEPAQVPQQQPQQQQQQQQPQQQPQQAEVSVDGNPPACSSGAPAKYFPANVEETNETTIDNKMKAKVQRRRLSPSHREMIIDLVFNEKKTSREVARYMGLPQSTVMSVVQVFKKEHRIHKKTATGRKRRLTTAQDFQLFEMSQERDNISVDEIRRRFLQQYPEFGHISKTTIYRTLERGKKGLIGMDPPPERYLEPIERYWPKKRGRPRPVFQKAGAGSESSSMNNVLEPSVSIMEESGPIETSAADKDISRQRRSLSIAEREMIISLFFNENRTIREVADFMHLAKSTVSSVVQVFKKEHRIQRKTSTGRKKKLSDEHEHMIMDILSQKEDITIEETRNRFLSLNPDVPNISKSTIYRIMENCQSKLRARSDMEVFVGIFVHSTEDNPLIIMPGMVMGVLNTKIEFMESLEELDHLKAEYCFTDSNIHYMTPSQFMMPGMIDTHIHASQFPNNGVAMDLPLLEWLQTYTFPTEANFSDTLFAREVYSKVVERLLRNGTTTAAYFGTIHLEGSKILADVVHDKGQRALIGKVNMMRNCPEYYREMSVQESIRDTEEFIRYVRSIQSPLVQPIVTPRFAPTCPEDQLASLGQLAAKYGCHIQSHLCETQPECNWVKELFPWAKSYTDVYDSMRLLSEKSVMAHCIWLTDDEIYTLRERGVGISHCPNSNVSIRSGLCDIRRLLNSGLKVGLGTDCSGGYCPSILDSMRQSLQVSNILALDRDQDYQRLTYKEAFRMATLGGAKVLNMEDRIGNFEIDKEFDALLIDVSAPGSAIDIFSKDTVEDKVQKFIYTGDDRNIARVYVAGHRILDLHNKNLH; the protein is encoded by the exons ATGTCATCCGGTGGTGAGCCACCCACATCCCAGGCTTTTACGCCGTTTTGGATTGCTGGGCCTGGCTCGCCCTCCACCCCGGTtgttggcaacccagtggctaacCCCGTGCCCAGTGCTGATCTCGGCACTCTTGGAGGACCTGGTGTGGCCAGCAATGTACAGCCAACAATGTCACAGGACATTACTACAATGGCCAACGCAGTTCCCCATGATGACTTCACAAATGGTCTTCCAGAAGTGCAGGCGCCTCCACAGCCACAACAAACTGGG CCACCAGAACCACAACCACTACCTGAACCTCAGCAGCCAGAACCCACACTAGAAGCTCCTCTTGAACCTGCACAAGTGCCACAGCAGCAaccacagcagcagcaacagcagcagcagccacaGCAGCAACCCCAGCAGGCTGAAGTGAGTGTGGATGGAAATCCCCCTGCATGTTCCAGCGGTGCCCCAGCCAAGTACTTCCCAGCTAATGTGGAAGAGACAAATGAAACCAccatagataataaaatgaaGGCGAAGGTTCAGCGGAGGAGATTATCCCCTTCACATAGAGAGATGATTATCGACCTTGTTTTCAATGAGAAGAAGACATCTAGAGAG GTTGCACGTTACATGGGTCTGCCTCAATCAACAGTCATGTCCGTGGTACAAGTATTCAAGAAAGAGCACCGTATACACAAAAAGACAGCCACAGGACGCAAACGCCGACTAACAACTGCACAAGATTTCCAACTCTTCGAGATGTCACAGGAGAGAGATAACATATCAGTAGATGAGATACGTCGTCGCTTTTTGCAACAGTATCCTGAATTTGGTCACATATCAAAAACTACAATATACAGAACATTGGAAAGAGGAAAG AAAGGATTAATAGGGATGGACCCTCCACCTGAGCGCTACTTAGAGCCAATAGAGCGTTACTGGcccaagaagagagggagacctCGG CCCGTGTTCCAGAAGGCAGGTGCGGGGTCAGAATCATCTTCCATGAATAATGTGCTTGAGCCCAGTGTCAGCATTATGGAGGAGAGTGGACCAATTGAAACGAGTGCTGCCGACAAAGACATCAGCAGACAACGACGGTCGCTGTCTATTGCTGAGAGGGAGATGATTATTag TCTTTTTTTCAATGAAAATCGAACCATAAGAGAGGTCGCAGATTTCATGCACTTAGCGAAGTCTACAGTCTCATCAGTTGTTCAGGTCTTCAAGAAGGAGCACAGAATCCAACGTAAGACTTCCACAGGACGTAAGAAAAAGCTGTCCGACGAGCATGAGCACATGATCATGGATATCCTCTCCCAAAAGGAGGATATCACAAtagaagaaacaagaaatagGTTCCTGTCTTTGAATCCCGATGTTCCTAATATTAGTAAGAGTACAATTTACAGAATAATGGAGAATTGTCAGTCAAAGCTG AGAGCTAGATCAGACATGGAGGTTTTTGTAGGCATTTTTGTTCATTCTACTGAAGACAACCCATTAATCATCATGCCAGGGATGGTTATGGGTGTTCTCAACACAAAG ATTGAGTTTATGGAGAGCTTAGAAGAACTTGATCACCTCAAAGCAGAGTATTGTTTTACAGACTCAAACATTCACTACATGACTCCAAG CCAGTTTATGATGCCTGggatgatagacacacacatacatgcttctCAATTTCCTAACAATGGAGTGGCTATGGACTTGCCATTGCTGGAGTGGTTACAAACGTATACTTTCCCAACGGAAGCCAACTTTTCTGACACACTCTTTGCAAGAGAAGTCTATAGTAAAGTTGTG GAACGTCTGTTGAGAAATGGAACAACAACAGCGGCATACTTTGGCACAATCCACTTAGAAGGTTCAAAAATTCTTGCTGATGTAGTTCACGACAAAGGTCAGCGTGCACTCATTGGAAAAGTAAATATGATGAGGAACTGCCCAGAATATTACCGGGAGATGAGTGTTCAGGAATCGATAAGAGACACGGAAGAATTTATACGCTATGTTAGAAGTATCCAG TCCCCACTGGTACAACCTATTGTTACACCCCGGTTTGCCCCAACTTGCCCTGAGGATCAATTAGCATCTCTGGGACAGCTGGCAGCTAAATATGGATGTCATATTCAAAGTCACTTGTGTGAGACTCAGCCTGAGTGCAATTGGGTCAAAGAGCTCTTCCCTTGGGCCAAATCATACACTGATGTTTATGACAGCATGAGACTACTTAGTGAGAag tCTGTCATGGCACATTGTATATGGCTGACTGATGACGAGATATATACCTTGCGAGAACGAGGAGTTGGTATTTCTCACTGCCCAAATTCTAATGTATCCATTCGCTCTGGCCTTTGTGATATTCGGAGACTTTTGAATAGTGGATTAAAAGTCGGTCTAGGAACAG ATTGCTCAGGTGGTTACTGTCCATCAATTTTAGATTCCATGCGACAGTCTCTGCAAGTTTCCAACATCTTGGCTCTTGACCGAGATCAAGACTATCAGAGACTCACATACAAAGAAGCATTTAGAATGGCAACTCTTGGGGGTGCTAAAG TACTGAATATGGAAGACCGCATTGGAAACTTCGAAATTGATAAAGAGTTTGATGCACTCCTCATTGATGTATCAGCTCCTGGATCAGCCATTGATATATTCAGCAAG GACACAGTGGAAGACAAGGTGCAGAAATTCATTTACACGGGTGATGATCGTAATATTGCTCGTGTGTATGTTGCCGGACACAGAATCCTCGACTTGCACAACAAGAATTTACATTAA
- the LOC119575486 gene encoding uncharacterized protein LOC119575486 isoform X2, producing MSSGGEPPTSQAFTPFWIAGPGSPSTPVVGNPVANPVPSADLGTLGGPGVASNVQPTMSQDITTMANAVPHDDFTNGLPEVQAPPQPQQTGPPEPQPLPEPQQPEPTLEAPLEPAQVPQQQPQQQQQQQQPQQQPQQAEVSVDGNPPACSSGAPAKYFPANVEETNETTIDNKMKAKVQRRRLSPSHREMIIDLVFNEKKTSREVARYMGLPQSTVMSVVQVFKKEHRIHKKTATGRKRRLTTAQDFQLFEMSQERDNISVDEIRRRFLQQYPEFGHISKTTIYRTLERGKKGLIGMDPPPERYLEPIERYWPKKRGRPRKAGAGSESSSMNNVLEPSVSIMEESGPIETSAADKDISRQRRSLSIAEREMIISLFFNENRTIREVADFMHLAKSTVSSVVQVFKKEHRIQRKTSTGRKKKLSDEHEHMIMDILSQKEDITIEETRNRFLSLNPDVPNISKSTIYRIMENCQSKLRARSDMEVFVGIFVHSTEDNPLIIMPGMVMGVLNTKIEFMESLEELDHLKAEYCFTDSNIHYMTPSQFMMPGMIDTHIHASQFPNNGVAMDLPLLEWLQTYTFPTEANFSDTLFAREVYSKVVERLLRNGTTTAAYFGTIHLEGSKILADVVHDKGQRALIGKVNMMRNCPEYYREMSVQESIRDTEEFIRYVRSIQSPLVQPIVTPRFAPTCPEDQLASLGQLAAKYGCHIQSHLCETQPECNWVKELFPWAKSYTDVYDSMRLLSEKSVMAHCIWLTDDEIYTLRERGVGISHCPNSNVSIRSGLCDIRRLLNSGLKVGLGTDCSGGYCPSILDSMRQSLQVSNILALDRDQDYQRLTYKEAFRMATLGGAKVLNMEDRIGNFEIDKEFDALLIDVSAPGSAIDIFSKDTVEDKVQKFIYTGDDRNIARVYVAGHRILDLHNKNLH from the exons ATGTCATCCGGTGGTGAGCCACCCACATCCCAGGCTTTTACGCCGTTTTGGATTGCTGGGCCTGGCTCGCCCTCCACCCCGGTtgttggcaacccagtggctaacCCCGTGCCCAGTGCTGATCTCGGCACTCTTGGAGGACCTGGTGTGGCCAGCAATGTACAGCCAACAATGTCACAGGACATTACTACAATGGCCAACGCAGTTCCCCATGATGACTTCACAAATGGTCTTCCAGAAGTGCAGGCGCCTCCACAGCCACAACAAACTGGG CCACCAGAACCACAACCACTACCTGAACCTCAGCAGCCAGAACCCACACTAGAAGCTCCTCTTGAACCTGCACAAGTGCCACAGCAGCAaccacagcagcagcaacagcagcagcagccacaGCAGCAACCCCAGCAGGCTGAAGTGAGTGTGGATGGAAATCCCCCTGCATGTTCCAGCGGTGCCCCAGCCAAGTACTTCCCAGCTAATGTGGAAGAGACAAATGAAACCAccatagataataaaatgaaGGCGAAGGTTCAGCGGAGGAGATTATCCCCTTCACATAGAGAGATGATTATCGACCTTGTTTTCAATGAGAAGAAGACATCTAGAGAG GTTGCACGTTACATGGGTCTGCCTCAATCAACAGTCATGTCCGTGGTACAAGTATTCAAGAAAGAGCACCGTATACACAAAAAGACAGCCACAGGACGCAAACGCCGACTAACAACTGCACAAGATTTCCAACTCTTCGAGATGTCACAGGAGAGAGATAACATATCAGTAGATGAGATACGTCGTCGCTTTTTGCAACAGTATCCTGAATTTGGTCACATATCAAAAACTACAATATACAGAACATTGGAAAGAGGAAAG AAAGGATTAATAGGGATGGACCCTCCACCTGAGCGCTACTTAGAGCCAATAGAGCGTTACTGGcccaagaagagagggagacctCGG AAGGCAGGTGCGGGGTCAGAATCATCTTCCATGAATAATGTGCTTGAGCCCAGTGTCAGCATTATGGAGGAGAGTGGACCAATTGAAACGAGTGCTGCCGACAAAGACATCAGCAGACAACGACGGTCGCTGTCTATTGCTGAGAGGGAGATGATTATTag TCTTTTTTTCAATGAAAATCGAACCATAAGAGAGGTCGCAGATTTCATGCACTTAGCGAAGTCTACAGTCTCATCAGTTGTTCAGGTCTTCAAGAAGGAGCACAGAATCCAACGTAAGACTTCCACAGGACGTAAGAAAAAGCTGTCCGACGAGCATGAGCACATGATCATGGATATCCTCTCCCAAAAGGAGGATATCACAAtagaagaaacaagaaatagGTTCCTGTCTTTGAATCCCGATGTTCCTAATATTAGTAAGAGTACAATTTACAGAATAATGGAGAATTGTCAGTCAAAGCTG AGAGCTAGATCAGACATGGAGGTTTTTGTAGGCATTTTTGTTCATTCTACTGAAGACAACCCATTAATCATCATGCCAGGGATGGTTATGGGTGTTCTCAACACAAAG ATTGAGTTTATGGAGAGCTTAGAAGAACTTGATCACCTCAAAGCAGAGTATTGTTTTACAGACTCAAACATTCACTACATGACTCCAAG CCAGTTTATGATGCCTGggatgatagacacacacatacatgcttctCAATTTCCTAACAATGGAGTGGCTATGGACTTGCCATTGCTGGAGTGGTTACAAACGTATACTTTCCCAACGGAAGCCAACTTTTCTGACACACTCTTTGCAAGAGAAGTCTATAGTAAAGTTGTG GAACGTCTGTTGAGAAATGGAACAACAACAGCGGCATACTTTGGCACAATCCACTTAGAAGGTTCAAAAATTCTTGCTGATGTAGTTCACGACAAAGGTCAGCGTGCACTCATTGGAAAAGTAAATATGATGAGGAACTGCCCAGAATATTACCGGGAGATGAGTGTTCAGGAATCGATAAGAGACACGGAAGAATTTATACGCTATGTTAGAAGTATCCAG TCCCCACTGGTACAACCTATTGTTACACCCCGGTTTGCCCCAACTTGCCCTGAGGATCAATTAGCATCTCTGGGACAGCTGGCAGCTAAATATGGATGTCATATTCAAAGTCACTTGTGTGAGACTCAGCCTGAGTGCAATTGGGTCAAAGAGCTCTTCCCTTGGGCCAAATCATACACTGATGTTTATGACAGCATGAGACTACTTAGTGAGAag tCTGTCATGGCACATTGTATATGGCTGACTGATGACGAGATATATACCTTGCGAGAACGAGGAGTTGGTATTTCTCACTGCCCAAATTCTAATGTATCCATTCGCTCTGGCCTTTGTGATATTCGGAGACTTTTGAATAGTGGATTAAAAGTCGGTCTAGGAACAG ATTGCTCAGGTGGTTACTGTCCATCAATTTTAGATTCCATGCGACAGTCTCTGCAAGTTTCCAACATCTTGGCTCTTGACCGAGATCAAGACTATCAGAGACTCACATACAAAGAAGCATTTAGAATGGCAACTCTTGGGGGTGCTAAAG TACTGAATATGGAAGACCGCATTGGAAACTTCGAAATTGATAAAGAGTTTGATGCACTCCTCATTGATGTATCAGCTCCTGGATCAGCCATTGATATATTCAGCAAG GACACAGTGGAAGACAAGGTGCAGAAATTCATTTACACGGGTGATGATCGTAATATTGCTCGTGTGTATGTTGCCGGACACAGAATCCTCGACTTGCACAACAAGAATTTACATTAA
- the LOC119575486 gene encoding uncharacterized protein LOC119575486 isoform X3: MSSGGEPPTSQAFTPFWIAGPGSPSTPVVGNPVANPVPSADLGTLGGPGVASNVQPTMSQDITTMANAVPHDDFTNGLPEVQAPPQPQQTGPPEPQPLPEPQQPEPTLEAPLEPAQVPQQQPQQQQQQQQPQQQPQQAEVSVDGNPPACSSGAPAKYFPANVEETNETTIDNKMKAKVQRRRLSPSHREMIIDLVFNEKKTSREVARYMGLPQSTVMSVVQVFKKEHRIHKKTATGRKRRLTTAQDFQLFEMSQERDNISVDEIRRRFLQQYPEFGHISKTTIYRTLERGKKGLIGMDPPPERYLEPIERYWPKKRGRPRAGAGSESSSMNNVLEPSVSIMEESGPIETSAADKDISRQRRSLSIAEREMIISLFFNENRTIREVADFMHLAKSTVSSVVQVFKKEHRIQRKTSTGRKKKLSDEHEHMIMDILSQKEDITIEETRNRFLSLNPDVPNISKSTIYRIMENCQSKLRARSDMEVFVGIFVHSTEDNPLIIMPGMVMGVLNTKIEFMESLEELDHLKAEYCFTDSNIHYMTPSQFMMPGMIDTHIHASQFPNNGVAMDLPLLEWLQTYTFPTEANFSDTLFAREVYSKVVERLLRNGTTTAAYFGTIHLEGSKILADVVHDKGQRALIGKVNMMRNCPEYYREMSVQESIRDTEEFIRYVRSIQSPLVQPIVTPRFAPTCPEDQLASLGQLAAKYGCHIQSHLCETQPECNWVKELFPWAKSYTDVYDSMRLLSEKSVMAHCIWLTDDEIYTLRERGVGISHCPNSNVSIRSGLCDIRRLLNSGLKVGLGTDCSGGYCPSILDSMRQSLQVSNILALDRDQDYQRLTYKEAFRMATLGGAKVLNMEDRIGNFEIDKEFDALLIDVSAPGSAIDIFSKDTVEDKVQKFIYTGDDRNIARVYVAGHRILDLHNKNLH; encoded by the exons ATGTCATCCGGTGGTGAGCCACCCACATCCCAGGCTTTTACGCCGTTTTGGATTGCTGGGCCTGGCTCGCCCTCCACCCCGGTtgttggcaacccagtggctaacCCCGTGCCCAGTGCTGATCTCGGCACTCTTGGAGGACCTGGTGTGGCCAGCAATGTACAGCCAACAATGTCACAGGACATTACTACAATGGCCAACGCAGTTCCCCATGATGACTTCACAAATGGTCTTCCAGAAGTGCAGGCGCCTCCACAGCCACAACAAACTGGG CCACCAGAACCACAACCACTACCTGAACCTCAGCAGCCAGAACCCACACTAGAAGCTCCTCTTGAACCTGCACAAGTGCCACAGCAGCAaccacagcagcagcaacagcagcagcagccacaGCAGCAACCCCAGCAGGCTGAAGTGAGTGTGGATGGAAATCCCCCTGCATGTTCCAGCGGTGCCCCAGCCAAGTACTTCCCAGCTAATGTGGAAGAGACAAATGAAACCAccatagataataaaatgaaGGCGAAGGTTCAGCGGAGGAGATTATCCCCTTCACATAGAGAGATGATTATCGACCTTGTTTTCAATGAGAAGAAGACATCTAGAGAG GTTGCACGTTACATGGGTCTGCCTCAATCAACAGTCATGTCCGTGGTACAAGTATTCAAGAAAGAGCACCGTATACACAAAAAGACAGCCACAGGACGCAAACGCCGACTAACAACTGCACAAGATTTCCAACTCTTCGAGATGTCACAGGAGAGAGATAACATATCAGTAGATGAGATACGTCGTCGCTTTTTGCAACAGTATCCTGAATTTGGTCACATATCAAAAACTACAATATACAGAACATTGGAAAGAGGAAAG AAAGGATTAATAGGGATGGACCCTCCACCTGAGCGCTACTTAGAGCCAATAGAGCGTTACTGGcccaagaagagagggagacctCGG GCAGGTGCGGGGTCAGAATCATCTTCCATGAATAATGTGCTTGAGCCCAGTGTCAGCATTATGGAGGAGAGTGGACCAATTGAAACGAGTGCTGCCGACAAAGACATCAGCAGACAACGACGGTCGCTGTCTATTGCTGAGAGGGAGATGATTATTag TCTTTTTTTCAATGAAAATCGAACCATAAGAGAGGTCGCAGATTTCATGCACTTAGCGAAGTCTACAGTCTCATCAGTTGTTCAGGTCTTCAAGAAGGAGCACAGAATCCAACGTAAGACTTCCACAGGACGTAAGAAAAAGCTGTCCGACGAGCATGAGCACATGATCATGGATATCCTCTCCCAAAAGGAGGATATCACAAtagaagaaacaagaaatagGTTCCTGTCTTTGAATCCCGATGTTCCTAATATTAGTAAGAGTACAATTTACAGAATAATGGAGAATTGTCAGTCAAAGCTG AGAGCTAGATCAGACATGGAGGTTTTTGTAGGCATTTTTGTTCATTCTACTGAAGACAACCCATTAATCATCATGCCAGGGATGGTTATGGGTGTTCTCAACACAAAG ATTGAGTTTATGGAGAGCTTAGAAGAACTTGATCACCTCAAAGCAGAGTATTGTTTTACAGACTCAAACATTCACTACATGACTCCAAG CCAGTTTATGATGCCTGggatgatagacacacacatacatgcttctCAATTTCCTAACAATGGAGTGGCTATGGACTTGCCATTGCTGGAGTGGTTACAAACGTATACTTTCCCAACGGAAGCCAACTTTTCTGACACACTCTTTGCAAGAGAAGTCTATAGTAAAGTTGTG GAACGTCTGTTGAGAAATGGAACAACAACAGCGGCATACTTTGGCACAATCCACTTAGAAGGTTCAAAAATTCTTGCTGATGTAGTTCACGACAAAGGTCAGCGTGCACTCATTGGAAAAGTAAATATGATGAGGAACTGCCCAGAATATTACCGGGAGATGAGTGTTCAGGAATCGATAAGAGACACGGAAGAATTTATACGCTATGTTAGAAGTATCCAG TCCCCACTGGTACAACCTATTGTTACACCCCGGTTTGCCCCAACTTGCCCTGAGGATCAATTAGCATCTCTGGGACAGCTGGCAGCTAAATATGGATGTCATATTCAAAGTCACTTGTGTGAGACTCAGCCTGAGTGCAATTGGGTCAAAGAGCTCTTCCCTTGGGCCAAATCATACACTGATGTTTATGACAGCATGAGACTACTTAGTGAGAag tCTGTCATGGCACATTGTATATGGCTGACTGATGACGAGATATATACCTTGCGAGAACGAGGAGTTGGTATTTCTCACTGCCCAAATTCTAATGTATCCATTCGCTCTGGCCTTTGTGATATTCGGAGACTTTTGAATAGTGGATTAAAAGTCGGTCTAGGAACAG ATTGCTCAGGTGGTTACTGTCCATCAATTTTAGATTCCATGCGACAGTCTCTGCAAGTTTCCAACATCTTGGCTCTTGACCGAGATCAAGACTATCAGAGACTCACATACAAAGAAGCATTTAGAATGGCAACTCTTGGGGGTGCTAAAG TACTGAATATGGAAGACCGCATTGGAAACTTCGAAATTGATAAAGAGTTTGATGCACTCCTCATTGATGTATCAGCTCCTGGATCAGCCATTGATATATTCAGCAAG GACACAGTGGAAGACAAGGTGCAGAAATTCATTTACACGGGTGATGATCGTAATATTGCTCGTGTGTATGTTGCCGGACACAGAATCCTCGACTTGCACAACAAGAATTTACATTAA